A window of Fusarium oxysporum Fo47 chromosome II, complete sequence genomic DNA:
TTGCACAGACATGCATGAGTGGCCAATATACAGTCTCCCAAGAACCGGGGAATAAGGAAACCAGGTGCAAAAGCTCCGGAGCTCCAGTTCAGAACTCAAAGACAGGCAGGATACCTGGTCTCTTGCATGGAagacttggtgttgttgatgtcgtCTGACAAGATGCTCTTTTGGGCTGGCAGACacatcaaggccatcctACACCTTCATGCCGCTGTCACAAAAGTGAAATACTGGTAAGGGTGggattatataaatctaaagCTTCTACTCTTCTACCGACCATTTTAGCATCACTCATGGTCTGTGTGATGTTGCGATGCATCAGCTGTCTTACACCCAACATGGTGTGGCTCGGGCACCCACAGCTCAGATCTCGATGTCTATGGAGAAGCTTTGTCGTGGAACTTTCCAACCCATTCGCTTATCGAACGAAGAATCCTTGGTTACTATTGCTTTGCTTGTTATCCAGGCGAAATCCTCGTGGCTAGGGCCTTTCATGATGTAATTCGGCGTCATGTTTTGGAGTTTAGAGGCGTCAGTGAAGGAACACCATTATGATGTCATGGAACCTCGAGTTTGTATATatcaaagagctcaagaaccttTTGATATCTGTATCAAGCATATTCTGCAATCTCAATCAATCGAATCAAAAGTTGACGAATTTATCTTTCCATCAACACTTCAAACAGCATGTCTCCCACGACCCCTAGCCACGGTCAAAAGGTAAGCTTTAGCAATATATACTGGCTTTATATCAGAAACTAACCGACCAGGTCGATCTCGGTCAGAACGCTCCTGTTAAGCAGGAGGGTGCTGGTACAATCCCCAATGAGTCCCTTGCTGCCGAGTCCTTGAAGGAGGGCGGCGAGTTCACCTCCAACGAGGGTATCCACGGCGAGAACCAGCCCACCTCCAGATCCGAGAACACCAGCGCTGGccgcaacaccaacatctcTTCCGCTCCCAGCTCCGGATCTGCCTCAAAGTCCAGCGACTCTGCTCCCAAGTCTCTGGCCGGCACTGCTCCGAGCTATGTCGAAAACCAGTACATCAAGGCTCCTGGTGGACCTCACGGCAAGAACCTGAAGGAGGGCATTGACGATTCGAACACCAAGGATGGTCTGAAGAAGGCCTTGGGGTCTGAGCCTGGTAGCCAGGATGATCCTAGCAGACTTGCTGAGCAACAGTTCCAACAGAACCAGACTGCCGCTGGTCGGGATGCTGGTCCCAAGCAGAGTGAGCTTGAGGGCAAGACAGCTTTCGATGCTCTTAATAACGAGACTTCCTCTTAATTTGGGGATGATAATATCTGTACTATAGCGACTGTTCAATGATGAAATGACTTCATGAGACAATAACGCTGGCCTGTTTCTGTGATACAATTTAGTTAATGATCAAGAGACGTTCATGCACACGTTTTATGAACAGGAACTCATGTTCTATATGACATCGTCATGATTAGAGGGTATCATGTCGCAGGATATCTACCAACTTCGCGTAGTTGGACGTAGTCGCTTGGCGTATCAGGCCGTTTCCCTCTAAACTAGGTGAGGTCAAGCAAAAATGAGTAACATCACATCGAACGAGGCGAGCATCAGCTTCAGTTCATGACGATAAATGACAGGTTCGGCTGCAAACAGTGTAAGTGCCTGATACACGAGCACAAGGATTGAGCCAGCGGCTATTTCCAGGCGCAACAGGCGGCAGTCTCATCTTCAGGTGATAACGCCTCAGATAGTGGTGAGTTGCTGTAAAGAGGCAAAGTTGACTGGTGCGTTTTTACCAACTCGACCGATAAGTCCGAGTCGATACATCCAATCGAGAATTATGAGTTTGTATGCAAAGCTACGGATTCGCCGCCCTTCAAGGTTGCCTGcacgagaagaagatggcgggCAGTGTGAAAATCCTAAAACTCAACAGCCAATCACATTGGGCGGATTGATGACGTCAGGTCAGgaaaaaaaattaaaatttGGGGTTGATAGAGGAAGATCACAGCAATTTACCGCAAAAAGCGCAGAATAAGTTGAGAAGAAAGTCTAAGCAAGTTGGGTTCTCTGTGTACTAACTCAGTTATCAAGAATATTCTATAGACTGGTCTCATTAAACTTGCAGCTTATCGGAAATAATACAACTTGATGCCTTAGTTGGTGCCTGACTCTGTCGTCAGTCAAAAAATCTGTAAATCTGCCCCACCAAATTAAAAATTCACCCCGCCTTCCTCTGAGCACAACCACTGTAGAAGTTGAACCGGGAACTGACTGGAACCGCCACACTCATTGTTATTTGCTTGGCTGGTTTTTCTTTGTCGGTCAACTTAACTTTTCCATCtcactctcttcttcctccctcttCATCGAACGGTCATTATCCAAACCACTTCATATACCCCGGTTTGGACTTGATTTCTTAGACGGACATTCTCACCCCGCCAACAGTTTCCGTTCTTTCAACCCCGCggtcttttttttttctttcctacacacatcttcatcatggccccctcttcatccaaggagaagcgtctcgccaagaaggctgccgagggcaagctcaagggcaagaagggcaagaagactgAGGAGCCTGAGCTCGATGCCCACGGCAACCCCATCAAGGACGATGATGCCCCCGCGACTTCAGGCGCAAAGCTCGAAGAGGTGAAGCGTCTCACCGAGCAGATGGACAAGCACGGTATCTCTGACCGTGTCACCACCGGTGTCCTCGCCTCTACCCAAACCAGCAAGGACGTCAAGATCACCAGTTGTTCTCTGGTCTTCCACGGTCGAGTCCTTATCACCGATTCCACTCTAGAGCTCACCTACGGTCGACGATACGGTCTTCTCGGTGAGAACGGCTGTGGAAAGTCCACTTTCCTCAAGGCCATCGCCGCCCGCGAGTACCCCATTCCTGAGCATCTCGATCTCTACCTTCTCAACGAGGGTGCTCCTCCCAGTGACCTCGGTGCCCTTGAGTGGGTCGTCCGAGAGGCtgagctggagctggagcgtCTCGACCACCAGgccgagaagcttcttgaggacGAGGGTCCTGAGAGCCctgttctccttgatctctaCGAGGTGAGTTAATCCACAATATTACCAAAGTGCCATCTAACATTTTACAGCACATGGACAAGCTTGATCCCTCAACCTTCGCTACCCGTGCTTCCCTTATCCTGACTGGTCTCGgtttcaacaagaagaccatccacaagaagaccaaggacATGTCTGGTGGTTGGCGTATGCGTGTCGCCCTTGCCAAGGCCCTCTTCGTCAAGCCCTCCGTTCTCCTTCTCGATGACCCCACTGCTCATTTGGATTTGGAGGCTTGTGTGTGGCTCGAGGAGTACCTCAAGAAGTGGGAGCGAACTCTCGTCCTCGTCTCCCACTCTATGGATTTCCTCAACGGTGTCTGCTCCAACATGATTGACATGCGAGGCAAGCAACTCATCTACTATGGTGGTAACTACGACTCTTACAGCAAGACTCGAACCGAGAACGAGACCAACCAGATGAAGGCCTACCAGAAGCAGCAGGATGAAATTGTTCACATCAAGAAGTTCATTGCTAGCGCTGGTACCTACGCCAACTTGGTCCGACAGGCCAAGTCCCGACAGAAGATTCTCGACAAGATGGAGGCCGATGGTTTCATCCAGCCTGTCGAGCAGGACCGTGTCTTCACTTTCCGTTTCGCCGATGTTGATAAGCTCCCTCCTCCCGTCCTCTCATTCGATAACGTCACCTTCTCTTACTCCGGTAAGCCTGAGGATGATCTGTACCGCAACCTCGACCTTGGTTTCGACATGGACTCCCGAACTGCCCTTGTCGGCCCCAACGGTGTGGGCAAGTCTACTTTGCTCCGCCTCATGACTGGCAAGCTTTCTCCCACAGGCGGTGTTGTTACCCGACACACTCACTTGAAGCTTGGTCTCTACTCTCAGCACAGTTCCGAGCAGCTTGACTTGACAAAGTCTGCTCTCGACTTCGTTCGCGACAAGTACAGTGAGAAGTCTCAGGACTACCAGTACTGGCGTCAGCAGCTCGGCAAATACGGTCTCAGCGGTGACTCTCAGACTGCCCTAATGGGTACCCTGTCTGAGGGTCAGAAGAGTCGTATCGTCTTTGCTCTGTTGGCTATTGAGAGCCCCAACATGTTACTTCTTGACGAGCCTACCAACGGTCTGGATATTCCTACCATTGACAGTTTGGCAGATGCCATCAACGCCTTTAGCGGAGGTGTTATCGTCGTTTCTCACGATTTCCGGTAAGCACCATTGAATCTGATTGTAATGAATGATGACTAACGATAATAGATTGCTCGACAAGATTGCCAAGCAGATTCTCGTCTGTGAGAACCAGACTATCCGCACATGGGACGGTTCCATCTCCGAGTACAAGAACTACCTCcgaaagaagatgatcaGCGCCGGAGCAGTCTAAGGCGAAAAAGTTTTACGAATTTTGATTTTATCTGGCACGAATGCATGAAAGGAAATTGACTATAGAGGATACTGAATCCACAAAAAGTTGATGAGAGTGCCATTGGCAATCATGTGGGTATTTTCATGGGTTTAAAGCGGCGGCGGCGCGGGTGGCTAGACCATCAGGATACTTGATACCTTATGATGGAATGAGACGGCCACGACGAACGACGCTACAGGACGCATGGCCATGGCCTCAGTAGAGAGGCCCGGAAGCGTTCATGAAGATGTGAAAATGTTCACGGATagatttcttttttctttggGTCTGGCTGTTTAAGCCTTGAGTACGAATAAATGGATTCCATTATAATTACTTGCATTTTTGTGATTTTTGTGTTGGATGAAATCCATTATTCGAAGATGTGGGTGGTTGTTGTGATGCTCGTGATCTGAGACTCGGCAGACTCGAGGCCGAGGTAAGGCTGCTGAAGAATGCGAGTTACGATGCCATCTATCGGCGAATAATTTCTGGCATTAATAAAATTGATAATTGTTATGCACATGCTCATCTCGTGGTAGGGCTCTTCAAGCTCGTGTTGTTCGTGTTATAGTTCATCCATTCCCTTGTTATCGGTGGTTTCTGGCATAACGAtcgtcaaggctgagaatgAGCCGGCTAAATGAGCTTCAGCCTTACAACGTTTGTCTCACCATCAGTGGTAATTGAATAGACTCAAGCAAGTATTGTGCCTA
This region includes:
- a CDS encoding P-loop containing nucleoside triphosphate hydrolase protein, which gives rise to MAPSSSKEKRLAKKAAEGKLKGKKGKKTEEPELDAHGNPIKDDDAPATSGAKLEEVKRLTEQMDKHGISDRVTTGVLASTQTSKDVKITSCSLVFHGRVLITDSTLELTYGRRYGLLGENGCGKSTFLKAIAAREYPIPEHLDLYLLNEGAPPSDLGALEWVVREAELELERLDHQAEKLLEDEGPESPVLLDLYEHMDKLDPSTFATRASLILTGLGFNKKTIHKKTKDMSGGWRMRVALAKALFVKPSVLLLDDPTAHLDLEACVWLEEYLKKWERTLVLVSHSMDFLNGVCSNMIDMRGKQLIYYGGNYDSYSKTRTENETNQMKAYQKQQDEIVHIKKFIASAGTYANLVRQAKSRQKILDKMEADGFIQPVEQDRVFTFRFADVDKLPPPVLSFDNVTFSYSGKPEDDLYRNLDLGFDMDSRTALVGPNGVGKSTLLRLMTGKLSPTGGVVTRHTHLKLGLYSQHSSEQLDLTKSALDFVRDKYSEKSQDYQYWRQQLGKYGLSGDSQTALMGTLSEGQKSRIVFALLAIESPNMLLLDEPTNGLDIPTIDSLADAINAFSGGVIVVSHDFRLLDKIAKQILVCENQTIRTWDGSISEYKNYLRKKMISAGAV